The sequence GGCCGGGAAGCGGCCGGCCACGGCCTGGCCCAGGTCGATCTTGTGCAGGGCATAGGCGACCACCGCCAGGCCGATGCCGGCGCTGGAGATCGCCACCGACGCTCCCGCCAGAGGCAGAAACTCGCCCCAGCTGAACTGCGCCGCCATCTCGGCGGCCTCCTCCGGCTCCAGCAGGGCCGCAAAGCGGCTGTTCCAGGGGGTGCCCAGCAGGCCGATCAGCACCGAAGGCACCGCCAGCACGGCCAGGGGCAGGGCCATCTGCCAACCGGATTCGTGCGGATGCTCGGCGTGGGCGTGGCCGTGCTCGTCGCCCTCATTGGAGCCCCCACCGGCGGCGGTCAACAGCTGGGTCTGCAGAGCGGCGTCGTTGCCGCGGAAGCTGCCCTCGAAGGTGAGGAAGTAGAGCCGGAACATGTAGAAGGCGGTCATCCCGGCGGTGATGAAGCCCATGGCCCAGAGCAGCGGGAAGCTGTTGAAGGCCTGGCCCAGGATCTCGTCCTTGCTCCAGAAGCCGGCCAGGGGAGGAATGCCGCTGATCGCCACGCAGCCGATCAGAAAGGTGGTGCTGGTCACGGGCATGAACCTGCGCAGCCCTCCCATCAGGCGCATGTCCTGGGCGAGCACGGGCTCATGGCCCACCACCTCCTCCATGGCATGGATCACCGAGCCGGAGCCGAGGAACAGCATCGCCTTGAAGAAGGCGTGGGTCACCAGGTGGAACATGCCAGCCACGGGGGCGCCGCAGCCCATCGCCAGCATCATGTAGCCGAGCTGGCTCACGGTGCTGTAGGCCAGCCCCTTCTTGAGATCCATCTGGGTGAGGGCGATGGAGGCCCCCAGAAACAGGGTGATGGTGCCCACCACGGCGATCACCAGGTTCACCAGCGGGAAGGCGTCGTAGAGCGGCTGGAGCCGGGCCACCAGGAACACCCCAGCCGCCACCATGGTGGCGGCATGGATCAGGGCTGAGATCGGCGTGGGGCCCTCCATCGCATCGGGGAGCCACACGTGCAGGGGGAACTGGGCCGACTTGGCCATCGGCCCCATGAACACCAGCAGGCACAGGATCACGGCCACGCCGGTGCTGATGGTGCCCGCTCCCACGGCCTCACTGAGGCGAGTGCCGATCTCCTCGAAACCGAAACTGCCCGTGGCCCAGAACAGCCCCAGGATCCCCAGCAGCAGGCCGAAGTCGCCCACCCGGTTCACCACGAAGGCCTTCTGGGCGGCGTTGGCGGCTCCGTCGCGGTCGTACCAGAAGCCCACCAGCAGGTAGGAGCACATGCCCACCAGCTCCCAGAACACGTAGATCTCGAGCAGGTTGGGGCTGATCACCAGCCCCAGCATCGAGCTGCTGAACAGGGCCAGATAGGTGAAGAAGCGCACATAGCCCTTGTCGTGGGCCATGTAGCCATCGGAATACACCATCACCAATAGGGCAATGGTGGTGACCAGGGCCAGCATCACGGCGCCGAGGGGATCGACGCGGAAGCCCATCTGCAGGTTGAAGCTGCCGGCGCTGGCCCAGTTGAACAGGATCTCCGTGGGGCCCGCCCCTGAGAGCTGCTCCGCCAGCACGGCGAAGCTGAGCACGGCGGCGGCGCCCACGCAGCTGATCAGCAGCAGGGCGGCGGGTTTGCGCAGCCGGTTCACGGTGCGGTTGAAACTGATCAGACCCAGGCCCACCAGGCAGGCTCCTGCCAGGGGCAACACCGGGATCAACCAGGCGAGTTCAGCGGTTGAAGGCATCCGGCGGGCACGGGCTGGGCCGAGTGTAGGCAGTGCGCCCTGGAGCGCCGCTGCCGATGGGGGATTGCCAGCACAGCCTGGTGGTTTGGCCTCAGGCCAGCCAGTGCCCCAGGGCGGTGCGGGAAAAGGCCGTGGCCCCCACCCCGATGAAGCGGTGCGACCACCAGAACAGACCCACCGCGATCACGATGCCCAGCTGGGCCGGGCGCAGAAACTCCGACGCCACCAGGCGCTGGCGGCCGTCGAGCACGGCGCGGAAGGGCAGGATCGATGTGCTGGCGCGCAGCTCCTCAAAGGCGGGGCCGAAGCGGTTGTGGAGGCGGCGGTCGCCGTTCCACACCGCGAACAGGTGGTGGGCGATCAGGCCGGCGCAGGTCACCAGGGTGAAGCTCGTGCCGATCCAGAGCAGGTGGGTGGCACACCAGAGCACCTGGCCCACGGCCTGGGGATGGCGGCTGACGCGGATGATCCCGGTGGCGTACAGCCGCACCTGGGGCTTCAGCAGCGCCGGGATCTCCAGCAGGTTGTAGGTGGCGGGATAGAGAAACAGGAAGCTGATGGCCGTTCCCACCCACACCACGGGCACGATCCAGGGCTGGGCCTGCAGGTCCCAGAGCCGCACGCCGTCGTAGCGGTGGGCCAGGAAGTAGCCCACCACCACCACCGCGGCAGGAATGCTGAGGGCGGCGAAGATCAGGCGCCAGGCCCGCTCACCGATGCGGGCCACGCCCCACTGGCGCAGGGAGGCGCCGCCGCTGTGCAGCACGGCGAAGGCCAGCAGCAGGGCCAGCATCACCCAGCTGGTGTGGTGAAGGGAGCTGGAGGGCACGGGCCGAGGAAGTTGTGAAGCTGGCGATTCTGGCGTCCTGCAGGCCCCCTAGAGTCGCGGCTTGCACCCTGGTGCTGGCCGGCGGGCCCTATGGCTGATCTGCCTTTCACCCTTGACCAGCTCCGGATCCTGCGGGCGATCGCCAGTGAGGGCAGCTTCAAGAAGGCTGCCGACAGCCTCTATGTGACCCAGCCCGCCGTGAGTCTCCAGAT is a genomic window of Cyanobium sp. NS01 containing:
- a CDS encoding NAD(P)H-quinone oxidoreductase subunit 5, which codes for MPSTAELAWLIPVLPLAGACLVGLGLISFNRTVNRLRKPAALLLISCVGAAAVLSFAVLAEQLSGAGPTEILFNWASAGSFNLQMGFRVDPLGAVMLALVTTIALLVMVYSDGYMAHDKGYVRFFTYLALFSSSMLGLVISPNLLEIYVFWELVGMCSYLLVGFWYDRDGAANAAQKAFVVNRVGDFGLLLGILGLFWATGSFGFEEIGTRLSEAVGAGTISTGVAVILCLLVFMGPMAKSAQFPLHVWLPDAMEGPTPISALIHAATMVAAGVFLVARLQPLYDAFPLVNLVIAVVGTITLFLGASIALTQMDLKKGLAYSTVSQLGYMMLAMGCGAPVAGMFHLVTHAFFKAMLFLGSGSVIHAMEEVVGHEPVLAQDMRLMGGLRRFMPVTSTTFLIGCVAISGIPPLAGFWSKDEILGQAFNSFPLLWAMGFITAGMTAFYMFRLYFLTFEGSFRGNDAALQTQLLTAAGGGSNEGDEHGHAHAEHPHESGWQMALPLAVLAVPSVLIGLLGTPWNSRFAALLEPEEAAEMAAQFSWGEFLPLAGASVAISSAGIGLAVVAYALHKIDLGQAVAGRFPAVNAFLANKWYLDAINEKLFVKGSRKLARSVLEVDSKVVDGVVNLTGLVTLGSGEGLKYFETGRAQFYALIVFGGVVGLVVLFGSLG
- a CDS encoding NnrU family protein, translating into MLALLLAFAVLHSGGASLRQWGVARIGERAWRLIFAALSIPAAVVVVGYFLAHRYDGVRLWDLQAQPWIVPVVWVGTAISFLFLYPATYNLLEIPALLKPQVRLYATGIIRVSRHPQAVGQVLWCATHLLWIGTSFTLVTCAGLIAHHLFAVWNGDRRLHNRFGPAFEELRASTSILPFRAVLDGRQRLVASEFLRPAQLGIVIAVGLFWWSHRFIGVGATAFSRTALGHWLA